The Nocardioides sp. S-1144 genome includes a region encoding these proteins:
- a CDS encoding CaiB/BaiF CoA transferase family protein, producing the protein MTQPLTGVRVVEMAGIGPGPHACMMLADLGADVVRVVRPGVVEPPSEHTLRGRTTVAADLKDPQERDRVLDLLATTDVVVEGFRPGVMERLGLGPAQVHARNPRAVYARMTGWGQTGPFATTAGHDINYISLTGALHAIGTADQPLPPLNLVGDYGGGSMLLVNGVLAALVQRATTGEGQVVDAAMVDGAGLLLAGILELRTTGDWRDERFDNLLDGAAPFYGTYRCADGGSMAVGAIEPQFYALLLEGLGLDAADLPDRDDRATWASLRERFAEVFATRPRAHWEQVFGGTDACVTPVLTFAEAPSHPHVAARSSLVATADGHVVGGAAPRLSAGDPVPASPGRASTLDDVLTGWAAPTPT; encoded by the coding sequence ATGACCCAGCCCCTCACCGGAGTCCGCGTCGTCGAGATGGCCGGCATCGGGCCCGGCCCGCACGCCTGCATGATGCTGGCCGACCTCGGCGCGGACGTCGTGCGCGTCGTCCGGCCCGGCGTCGTGGAGCCGCCGAGCGAGCACACCCTCCGCGGCCGCACGACCGTCGCCGCCGACCTCAAGGACCCGCAGGAGCGCGACCGGGTGCTCGACCTCCTGGCCACCACCGACGTGGTGGTGGAGGGCTTCCGGCCCGGCGTGATGGAGCGGCTCGGCCTCGGCCCGGCGCAGGTGCACGCCCGCAACCCGCGCGCGGTCTACGCCCGGATGACCGGCTGGGGCCAGACCGGCCCGTTCGCGACCACCGCCGGGCACGACATCAACTACATCTCCCTCACCGGCGCCCTGCACGCGATCGGCACCGCCGACCAGCCGCTGCCCCCGCTCAACCTGGTCGGCGACTACGGCGGCGGCTCGATGCTGCTCGTCAACGGCGTCCTCGCGGCGCTGGTGCAGCGCGCGACGACGGGGGAGGGGCAGGTCGTCGACGCCGCCATGGTCGACGGCGCGGGGTTGCTGCTCGCCGGCATCCTCGAGCTGCGGACGACCGGGGACTGGCGCGACGAGCGCTTCGACAACCTCCTCGACGGCGCCGCGCCGTTCTACGGCACTTACCGCTGCGCCGACGGCGGCTCCATGGCCGTCGGGGCGATCGAGCCGCAGTTCTACGCCCTGCTCCTAGAGGGCCTGGGCCTCGACGCCGCCGACCTGCCCGACCGCGACGACCGCGCCACGTGGGCGAGCCTGCGGGAGCGGTTCGCCGAGGTCTTCGCGACCCGGCCGCGCGCGCACTGGGAGCAGGTCTTCGGCGGCACCGACGCCTGCGTCACCCCGGTGCTGACCTTCGCCGAGGCGCCCTCGCACCCGCACGTGGCCGCCCGCTCCTCGCTCGTCGCCACCGCCGACGGGCACGTCGTCGGCGGCGCGGCCCCGCGGCTCTCGGCCGGCGACCCCGTGCCGGCGTCCCCCGGCCGCGCCAGCACCCTCGACGACGTCCTCACCGGTTGGGCCGCCCCCACCCCCACCTGA
- a CDS encoding TetR/AcrR family transcriptional regulator, producing MPRTVAPVAAVDPAPAPRSRAADRREGSGAPSELIAAAERLFSARGIDGVSLREITREANQRNTTALQYHFGGRDGLLRALVEKHMDTVAVRRAALLDHVEGRTDLTARDGASMLVQPLIAKLTSDDGGPAFLQVAAEMLNRTHRLIDPDEPVGPVIYDALGSLDRWSATFESVMPAGSTGAPLHRRFAVIRFAHIEIGRRARVGPPINVPLFTSQLIDMVAGLLTAELSEETQRLLAERESSDTTGS from the coding sequence ATGCCCCGCACCGTCGCGCCTGTTGCCGCCGTCGACCCCGCCCCGGCCCCCCGCAGCCGGGCCGCGGACCGGCGTGAGGGCTCGGGGGCGCCGTCCGAGCTGATCGCCGCCGCCGAGCGCCTCTTCTCGGCCCGCGGCATCGACGGCGTCTCGCTGCGGGAGATCACGCGCGAGGCCAACCAGCGCAACACCACGGCGCTGCAATACCACTTCGGCGGGCGCGACGGGCTGCTCCGCGCGCTGGTCGAGAAGCACATGGACACCGTCGCCGTGCGCCGCGCCGCGCTCCTCGACCACGTCGAGGGCCGCACCGACCTGACCGCCCGCGACGGCGCCTCGATGCTCGTGCAGCCCCTCATCGCCAAGCTCACCAGCGACGACGGCGGACCGGCGTTCCTGCAGGTCGCCGCCGAGATGCTCAACCGCACGCACCGGCTGATCGACCCCGACGAGCCGGTCGGCCCGGTCATCTACGACGCCCTCGGCTCACTCGACCGGTGGTCGGCGACGTTCGAGAGCGTGATGCCCGCCGGCTCCACCGGCGCCCCGCTCCACCGCCGCTTCGCGGTGATCCGCTTCGCGCACATCGAGATCGGCCGGCGCGCCCGCGTCGGCCCGCCGATCAACGTGCCCCTGTTCACCAGCCAGCTCATCGACATGGTCGCCGGCCTGCTCACCGCCGAGCTCTCCGAGGAGACCCAGCGCCTGCTCGCCGAGCGCGAGAGCAGCGACACCACCGGCTCCTAG
- a CDS encoding ABC transporter substrate-binding protein, which yields MKIWSSPSRSALKLAALATTASLVLAACGGGSDDEASGKADADGIITVKLGVVGPKTGPASLYYEYMAQDFEAFADDFEEEYGVRFDVVSEDDQASPEETARAVSKLINEEGVHAILGPPLSGNALQVADTVQRSGVPWLLAGPNADEIINYETQPNWAFQTNFTNQQIMSILGERLWAEDAKVGIVFSGDGFGQSNLDQLKLWAEANGHELAVEETIQPGAADANAIVKRLEDAGVESVFMGITQGADTATVTRSMEQAGYAPATVMTTGTILTNYKDVAEPSQWENIQIVDPRNFLDGGDKWVLDQVQEATGDAPAIPTNNISTYAMLDIYAQAVKEVGDASDKEAVRQAMEDIQTVHIGPDLTIDAPFSADDHKLYTDDPATWFTYGFDEDFNLVNLGTAAECLESGC from the coding sequence ATGAAGATCTGGTCATCCCCGTCCCGGTCCGCGCTCAAGCTCGCGGCCCTGGCCACCACCGCCAGCCTCGTCCTCGCCGCCTGCGGCGGCGGGAGCGACGACGAGGCGAGCGGCAAGGCCGACGCCGACGGGATCATCACCGTCAAGCTCGGCGTGGTCGGCCCCAAGACCGGCCCCGCCTCGCTCTACTACGAGTACATGGCGCAGGACTTCGAGGCGTTCGCGGACGACTTCGAGGAGGAGTACGGCGTCCGGTTCGACGTCGTCTCCGAGGACGACCAGGCCTCCCCGGAGGAGACCGCCCGGGCGGTCAGCAAGCTGATCAACGAGGAGGGCGTGCACGCGATCCTCGGCCCGCCGCTCTCCGGCAACGCCCTCCAGGTCGCCGACACCGTGCAGCGCAGCGGTGTCCCGTGGCTGCTCGCCGGCCCGAACGCCGACGAGATCATCAACTACGAGACCCAGCCCAACTGGGCCTTCCAGACCAACTTCACCAACCAGCAGATCATGTCGATCCTGGGCGAGCGGCTCTGGGCCGAGGACGCCAAGGTCGGCATCGTGTTCTCCGGCGACGGCTTCGGCCAGTCCAACCTCGACCAGCTCAAGCTGTGGGCCGAGGCCAACGGCCACGAGCTCGCCGTCGAGGAGACCATCCAGCCCGGCGCGGCCGACGCGAACGCCATCGTCAAGCGCCTCGAGGACGCCGGCGTCGAGTCGGTGTTCATGGGGATCACCCAGGGCGCCGACACCGCGACCGTGACCCGCTCGATGGAGCAGGCCGGCTACGCGCCGGCGACGGTGATGACCACCGGCACGATCCTCACCAACTACAAGGACGTCGCCGAGCCGTCGCAGTGGGAGAACATCCAGATCGTCGACCCGCGCAACTTCCTCGACGGCGGCGACAAGTGGGTCCTCGACCAGGTGCAGGAGGCCACCGGTGACGCACCGGCGATCCCGACCAACAACATCAGCACCTACGCGATGCTCGACATCTACGCCCAGGCGGTCAAGGAGGTCGGCGACGCCAGCGACAAGGAAGCGGTGCGCCAGGCCATGGAGGACATCCAGACCGTCCACATCGGCCCCGACCTGACCATCGACGCGCCGTTCTCCGCCGACGACCACAAGCTCTACACCGACGACCCGGCCACCTGGTTCACCTACGGCTTCGACGAGGACTTCAACCTCGTCAACCTCGGCACCGCCGCCGAGTGCCTCGAGTCCGGCTGCTGA
- a CDS encoding branched-chain amino acid ABC transporter permease: MEAVVIGLVLGGLYALLAQSFVLTFITTRTLNFAVGEFVALGAFAAIAVSSWSWLPTPGKVAVGFLAAGVVGALVYRFLVLPFTTQGEHDVRWLLSTVAVSFVMLNLITNVEGPSPQRSDTARIGGTVDILGAGVGKQQLLLAGLAVVVSLLLIVVTQRTSVGLMMRAVSQDPDTASLMGVSPRAVGAASYFVAMGLAGLAGVLYAATVGASPVMGETLLVASIAVAIVGGLGSLWGPLLGGALYGVLSQVASYQWGAIWGETAGLLLVIVVLVAKPEGLLGRRMEVKL, from the coding sequence ATGGAAGCCGTGGTCATCGGACTCGTGCTCGGAGGGCTCTACGCCCTGCTGGCGCAGTCCTTCGTCCTGACGTTCATCACGACCCGCACCCTCAACTTCGCGGTCGGGGAGTTCGTCGCCCTCGGCGCCTTCGCCGCCATCGCGGTGTCGTCGTGGTCGTGGCTGCCCACCCCGGGCAAGGTCGCCGTCGGCTTCCTGGCCGCCGGCGTCGTGGGTGCGCTCGTCTACCGCTTCCTCGTCCTGCCGTTCACCACGCAGGGCGAGCACGACGTCCGCTGGCTGCTGTCGACGGTGGCGGTGTCGTTCGTGATGCTCAACCTGATCACCAACGTCGAGGGACCCTCCCCGCAGCGCTCCGACACCGCGCGGATCGGCGGCACCGTCGACATCCTCGGCGCCGGGGTCGGCAAGCAGCAGCTGCTGCTGGCCGGCCTGGCGGTCGTCGTCTCGCTGCTGCTCATCGTCGTCACCCAGCGCACCAGCGTCGGGCTGATGATGCGGGCGGTCTCGCAGGACCCCGACACCGCCTCGCTGATGGGCGTCTCGCCCCGCGCGGTCGGTGCGGCGTCGTACTTCGTCGCGATGGGCCTGGCCGGCCTGGCCGGTGTCCTCTACGCCGCCACCGTCGGCGCCTCGCCCGTGATGGGGGAGACGCTGCTCGTGGCCTCGATCGCGGTCGCCATCGTCGGCGGCCTGGGCTCGCTGTGGGGTCCGCTGCTCGGCGGCGCGCTGTACGGCGTGCTCAGCCAGGTCGCCAGCTACCAGTGGGGCGCCATCTGGGGCGAGACCGCCGGGCTGCTGCTCGTCATCGTCGTCCTGGTTGCCAAGCCCGAGGGGCTCCTCGGCCGTCGCATGGAGGTCAAGCTGTGA
- a CDS encoding branched-chain amino acid ABC transporter ATP-binding protein/permease, translating into MSTVEKDPPRTGGRRKAGPGVADRGTHVRSALRRDVLFAVAALAIAIIVILPGRNGEGTSISTMQLVASMAAMTVAAVGLNLLVGYTKLVSLGQGGFYAIGAYGSAYLALDKGWHPVLAILGALALCGLVGAVTAMASMRLRGPQFSVITLVMAVLVERILNEGNAFGRLAGYPNFAQHGTTVTEPITFLGITFTPPMIAGEVATVMVPIVVVTALVVILSRNIARSPWGASLSAIGESEMLASHLGVHVFRRKVAVFVLASVLGGLGGVMATQAFSHLQPETFDIFLTITIVLAVVFGGSGTVLGPVVGAVAIVWLEQSDILVEASQWQQDTISDSWFLSTSGLVGVLFLLTLFLMPRGIVGTAGAVVAARLHRRDAAEADGAGGLDEAGDEPAEDLSPVVHERPAPGSLLTLTDMGKRFGGLQAVAELDLSVDRGQIHAIIGPNGAGKSTLANLVTGVYKPSSGQVTFAGNDLTGQAPHSVSRAGIARTFQTPQLFHDATVRDNVLAGFADTGRTPLWAAALKPPSRYRRDAEMRVESDRLLALVGLEDVPDVRASELPYGKQRALEIARALAGGPELIVLDEPAAGLLATETSGLGDLLMSLRDQGYALVVVEHHMDLVSRIADQVTCMDQGRLLARGTPQEVLSDERVIAAYLGKPLDEHGHAIQTPDSTTTPGSTGGDPS; encoded by the coding sequence GTGAGCACCGTCGAGAAGGACCCGCCCCGCACCGGCGGACGCCGCAAGGCCGGTCCCGGCGTCGCCGACCGCGGCACCCACGTCCGCTCGGCGCTGCGCCGCGACGTCCTCTTCGCCGTGGCCGCCCTCGCCATCGCGATCATCGTGATCCTGCCCGGCCGCAACGGCGAGGGCACCTCCATCTCGACGATGCAGCTCGTCGCCAGCATGGCCGCGATGACCGTCGCCGCCGTGGGCCTCAACCTGCTCGTCGGCTACACCAAGCTCGTCTCGCTGGGCCAGGGCGGCTTCTACGCCATCGGCGCCTACGGCAGCGCCTACCTCGCACTCGACAAGGGCTGGCACCCCGTGCTGGCGATCCTCGGTGCGCTCGCGCTCTGCGGCCTCGTCGGCGCGGTCACCGCGATGGCCTCGATGCGGCTGCGCGGCCCGCAGTTCTCGGTCATCACGCTGGTGATGGCGGTCCTGGTCGAGCGCATCCTCAACGAGGGCAACGCCTTCGGCCGGCTCGCCGGCTACCCCAACTTCGCCCAGCACGGGACGACGGTGACCGAGCCGATCACGTTCCTCGGGATCACCTTCACCCCGCCGATGATCGCCGGCGAGGTCGCCACGGTCATGGTGCCGATCGTCGTGGTCACCGCGCTCGTCGTCATCCTGTCCCGCAACATCGCCCGGTCGCCGTGGGGCGCCTCGCTGAGCGCGATCGGCGAGAGCGAGATGCTCGCCTCCCACCTCGGCGTCCACGTCTTCCGCCGCAAGGTCGCGGTGTTCGTGCTGGCCTCGGTGCTCGGCGGGCTCGGCGGCGTGATGGCCACCCAGGCCTTCTCGCACCTGCAGCCGGAGACCTTCGACATCTTCCTGACCATCACCATCGTGCTCGCCGTCGTGTTCGGTGGCAGCGGCACCGTGCTCGGCCCGGTCGTCGGTGCGGTCGCGATCGTGTGGCTCGAGCAGTCCGACATCCTCGTCGAGGCCAGCCAGTGGCAGCAGGACACCATCTCCGACTCCTGGTTCCTCTCGACCTCGGGCCTGGTCGGCGTGCTCTTCCTGCTCACCCTCTTCCTCATGCCGCGCGGGATCGTCGGGACCGCCGGCGCCGTGGTCGCCGCCCGCCTGCACCGCCGCGACGCCGCCGAGGCCGACGGCGCCGGTGGTCTCGACGAGGCCGGTGACGAGCCCGCCGAGGACCTGAGCCCCGTCGTCCACGAGCGGCCGGCGCCGGGCTCGCTGCTCACCCTCACCGACATGGGCAAGCGCTTCGGCGGGCTGCAGGCGGTCGCCGAGCTCGACCTCTCCGTCGACCGCGGCCAGATCCACGCCATCATCGGCCCGAACGGCGCCGGCAAGTCGACCCTGGCCAACCTGGTCACCGGCGTGTACAAGCCGTCGTCGGGCCAGGTGACCTTCGCCGGCAACGACCTCACCGGCCAGGCGCCGCACAGCGTGTCGCGGGCCGGGATCGCCCGGACCTTCCAGACCCCGCAGCTCTTCCACGACGCCACCGTGCGCGACAACGTGCTCGCCGGCTTCGCCGACACCGGCCGGACGCCGTTGTGGGCGGCGGCGCTCAAGCCGCCCTCGCGCTACCGGCGCGACGCCGAGATGCGCGTCGAGAGCGACCGGCTGCTCGCCCTCGTGGGCCTCGAGGACGTGCCCGACGTCCGGGCCAGCGAGCTGCCCTACGGCAAGCAGCGGGCCCTGGAGATCGCCCGGGCCCTCGCCGGTGGTCCCGAGCTCATCGTGCTCGACGAGCCGGCCGCGGGCCTGCTCGCCACCGAGACCAGCGGCCTCGGCGACCTGCTGATGTCGCTGCGCGACCAGGGCTACGCGCTGGTCGTCGTCGAGCACCACATGGACCTGGTGTCCCGGATCGCCGACCAGGTGACGTGCATGGACCAGGGCCGGCTCCTGGCCCGCGGCACGCCGCAGGAGGTCCTCTCCGACGAGCGGGTCATCGCCGCCTACCTCGGCAAGCCGCTCGACGAGCACGGCCACGCGATCCAGACCCCCGACAGCACGACCACGCCCGGCAGCACCGGAGGAGACCCGTCATGA